The following are encoded together in the Halictus rubicundus isolate RS-2024b unplaced genomic scaffold, iyHalRubi1_principal scaffold0168, whole genome shotgun sequence genome:
- the LOC143363905 gene encoding uncharacterized protein LOC143363905 encodes MENDDGQSPTGPRTEESAQPPTSEVGFSRENSAPRVSSPENDGTNWKLMFEMLLGRMQGPIVNQPTHATTRIFLPEFDPDKEDYSAKAWCRTVDVCLAERPIQGSELVMALSRALKGGASAWMSQVNYAGMNWSEFRKMFLAQYDTFETPVGAMMRINGGKPREGESMPSYSNRVLASFTNLYASMSTEQIAIASTLAHCVQIDPRLQRVAFTTNIDTRASLQKELMAFGFRKRPVTTDGREPKSTDSKKPKSVVTCFTCGKEGHKATDCHRRQGATRLPGPKPGTSGSNRGPPKKPVTCFKCGEDGHIAPQCKKEDGRPHPRIPMERQINLCSIAPVTAELAESDDV; translated from the exons atggagaacgacgacggacaatctccgacgggtccgaggacggaagagtccgcccagcctccgacatcagaagtgggattctcGCGGGAAAACTCAGCTCCGCGAGTCTCCTCGCCCGAGAACGATGGAACAAATTGGAAGCTAATGTTCGAGATGCTATTAGGACGGATGCAAGGTCCAATAGTGAATCAACCAACACACGCCACCACCCGGATATTCCTGCCAGAGTTCGACCCGGATAAGGAGGACTACAGTGCGAAAGCTTGGTGTAGAACGGTGGATGTGTGTCTCGCAGAGCGACCGATACAGGGCAGCGAATTGGTCATGGCTCTAAGCAGGGCATTGAAAGGTGGCGCGTCCGCGTGGATGTCGCAAGTGAATTACGCTGGCATGAACTGGAGTGagttcagaaaaatgtttctagccCAATATGATACGTTCGAAACCCCTGTGGGTGCAATGATGAGGATCAACGGGGGAAAACCAAGAGAAGGCGAGTCTATGCCTTCATACTCAAACCGTGTGCTGGCCTCATTTACTAATTTATACGCATCGATGTCGACGGAACAAATCGCAATAGCATCAACATTGGCACATTGCGTGCAGATAGATCCTCGACTGCAGCGCGTTGCGTTCACAACAAATATCGATACGCGGGCTTCATTACAAAAGGAGCTGATGGCCTTCGGGTTCCGTAAACGGCCAGTTACCACCGATGGAAGAGAACCGAAGTCAACGGACAGCAAGAAGCCGAAAAGTGTTGTTACGTGTTTTACATGCGGCAAGGAAGGACATAAAGCCACGGACTGTCATCGACGCCAAGGAGCTACCAGGTTGCCGGGACCCAAGCCTGGCACGAGCGGAAGCAACCGGGGACCACCGAAAAAGCCGGTTACCTGCTTCAAgtgcggagaggacggccatattGCTCCACAGTGCAAGAAGGAGGATGGAAGACCACATCCGAGGATACCCATGGAACGGCAGATCAACTTGTGCAGTATCGCCCCGGTAACAGCGGAACTAGCGGAATCGG ACGATGTATAA